Proteins found in one Pseudoxanthomonas sp. SL93 genomic segment:
- a CDS encoding DUF969 domain-containing protein, translating to MSYWPLLGIAVVVVGFVLRFNPVIVVVGAGLVSGLAAGKSIPELLALLGESFVSNRALLMFALTLPTIGLLERAGLREHALRWIAQLRGLTLSRLLAGYLLVRQGLSMVGLIDIAGHAQTVRPLLAPMAESAAEKTRAPLQREEAQRVHAMAAATDNIGRFFGEDVFLAFGAVLLIQGFYAQHGIALEPLQIALWALPTAIAAFVIHAVRIVLFQRRLDRHAVPKERSDAVD from the coding sequence ATGAGCTACTGGCCATTGCTGGGCATCGCGGTGGTGGTGGTGGGCTTCGTGCTGCGCTTCAACCCGGTGATCGTGGTGGTCGGCGCGGGCCTGGTCAGCGGCCTGGCCGCGGGCAAGTCGATCCCCGAACTGCTGGCCTTGCTGGGGGAAAGTTTCGTCTCCAATCGCGCGCTGCTGATGTTCGCGCTGACCCTGCCCACCATCGGACTGCTGGAACGCGCCGGCTTGCGCGAGCATGCGCTGCGCTGGATCGCACAGTTGCGCGGACTGACGCTGTCGCGGCTGCTGGCGGGTTACCTGCTGGTGCGCCAGGGGCTGAGCATGGTGGGACTGATCGACATCGCCGGCCATGCACAGACCGTGCGCCCGCTGCTGGCCCCCATGGCCGAATCGGCCGCGGAAAAAACCCGCGCGCCCCTCCAGCGCGAGGAAGCGCAACGCGTGCATGCGATGGCCGCCGCCACCGACAACATCGGCCGGTTCTTCGGTGAAGACGTCTTCCTGGCGTTCGGCGCGGTGCTGCTGATCCAGGGCTTCTACGCCCAGCACGGCATCGCGCTGGAGCCGCTGCAGATCGCGCTGTGGGCGCTGCCGACGGCGATTGCCGCGTTTGTCATCCACGCGGTGCGCATCGTGTTGTTCCAGCGCCGGCTGGATCGCCACGCCGTGCCGAAGGAGCGCAGCGATGCTGTCGATTGA
- a CDS encoding 5-oxoprolinase subunit PxpA, with the protein MHATRDIDFNCDLGEDCGDDAALLPFISSASIACGFHAGSPVTMQKTVALCLANGVAIGAHPSHADRDNFGRIAHAIEPAAAYALTLYQVAALDGFVRAAGARLHHVKPHGALYNQAAQDEALADAIAQAVYDHDPGLVLYGLSGSALTAAGERRGLQVAHEAFAERRYESDGRLTPRTHADACLPSVEASVAQVTRMLRDGEVVTRTGPALPLRADSICLHGDRADAATFARALREAIEAAGFAVRAMERRA; encoded by the coding sequence ATGCATGCAACGCGCGACATCGATTTCAACTGCGACCTGGGCGAGGACTGCGGGGATGACGCCGCGCTGTTGCCCTTCATCAGTTCGGCCAGCATCGCCTGCGGCTTCCATGCCGGGTCGCCGGTCACCATGCAGAAGACCGTGGCGCTGTGCCTGGCCAACGGCGTGGCGATCGGCGCGCACCCCTCGCATGCGGACCGCGACAACTTCGGCCGCATCGCGCATGCGATCGAACCCGCCGCCGCGTATGCGCTCACCCTGTACCAGGTCGCGGCGCTGGATGGTTTCGTGCGTGCCGCCGGTGCGCGCCTGCACCACGTCAAGCCGCATGGCGCGCTGTACAACCAGGCGGCGCAGGATGAAGCGCTCGCCGACGCCATCGCGCAGGCCGTGTACGACCACGATCCCGGCCTGGTGCTGTACGGACTTTCCGGCAGCGCGCTCACTGCCGCCGGTGAACGGCGGGGCCTGCAGGTGGCGCATGAAGCCTTCGCCGAGCGCCGCTACGAATCCGATGGCCGCCTGACGCCGCGCACCCATGCCGATGCATGCCTGCCTTCCGTCGAAGCATCGGTGGCGCAGGTCACGCGGATGCTGCGGGATGGCGAAGTGGTCACGCGCACCGGTCCTGCCCTGCCCTTGCGCGCCGACAGCATCTGCCTGCATGGCGATCGCGCCGACGCCGCGACTTTCGCGCGTGCGCTGCGCGAGGCCATCGAGGCCGCCGGTTTCGCGGTCCGCGCCATGGAGCGTCGCGCATGA
- a CDS encoding biotin-dependent carboxyltransferase family protein: MSRWEVLSPGLQTTVQDQGRTGWRHLGVARAGALDPSALALANRLVGNAESCAGLEIVLQGPRLRLPRPSLIALVGAHVQASWNDLPLPMGRPIHLPAGELKLGAVRDGARTWLAMTGGMDVAPVLGSRSTDLRGGFGGHEGRALRAGDLLPAGSSDDAAAQPRFPRWWIDPDDPWTVDRHVLRYVPLHHAAASALGMQRWRVHPNSNRQGLRLDGAPLEAQDGSGVSEPVAVGTLQLPPDGQPILLLADAQTVGGYPRIGHVVACDLGRAAQLRPGESVHFEPIDLRQARALSLGHQHRLARVRLAIAQRL, from the coding sequence ATGAGCCGCTGGGAAGTACTGTCGCCGGGCCTGCAGACCACCGTGCAGGACCAGGGCCGCACCGGCTGGCGGCACCTCGGCGTGGCCCGCGCCGGCGCGCTTGATCCGTCCGCGCTGGCACTGGCCAACCGGCTGGTCGGCAATGCGGAATCCTGTGCCGGGCTGGAGATCGTGCTGCAGGGGCCACGCCTTCGCCTGCCCCGACCCTCCCTCATCGCACTGGTGGGCGCACACGTGCAGGCCTCGTGGAACGACCTGCCTTTGCCGATGGGTCGACCGATCCATCTACCGGCCGGAGAGTTGAAACTGGGCGCGGTACGCGATGGCGCACGTACCTGGCTGGCGATGACCGGCGGCATGGATGTCGCGCCCGTCCTGGGCAGCCGCAGCACCGACCTGCGTGGCGGCTTCGGCGGCCATGAAGGGCGCGCCCTGAGAGCCGGCGATCTGCTGCCGGCCGGGAGCAGCGACGATGCCGCCGCGCAGCCGCGGTTTCCCCGCTGGTGGATCGATCCCGACGACCCGTGGACCGTGGATCGGCACGTGCTGCGCTATGTCCCGTTGCATCACGCGGCAGCGTCAGCGCTGGGCATGCAGCGCTGGCGCGTCCACCCCAACAGCAACCGGCAGGGGCTTCGACTGGACGGGGCGCCGCTTGAAGCGCAGGACGGCAGCGGCGTCTCCGAGCCGGTGGCGGTGGGCACGCTGCAGCTTCCTCCCGACGGACAGCCGATCCTGCTGCTTGCGGATGCGCAGACGGTGGGCGGTTACCCGCGAATCGGCCACGTGGTTGCCTGCGACCTCGGCCGGGCGGCGCAGTTGCGACCCGGTGAGTCCGTCCACTTCGAACCCATCGACCTGCGGCAAGCCCGCGCGCTGTCGCTCGGGCACCAGCACCGGCTGGCGCGGGTGCGGCTGGCCATCGCACAACGCCTCTAA